A window from Primulina huaijiensis isolate GDHJ02 chromosome 11, ASM1229523v2, whole genome shotgun sequence encodes these proteins:
- the LOC140987093 gene encoding pentatricopeptide repeat-containing protein At4g33990-like: MKFIYFYVHMSHGVRCRLAHQLFVAITVRGPASSQVTANRGSCSLFPLKRPNLVDPFEYFNENDVPKSWASKISSLVRENQPREAIRVFKSILVNRRSSNFVTVLSVIKAVRLIESRDMVFGIHGYAIKVGCIDLEVSVVTALVGVYSSFDMGNAWKLFNQTANRDVVLWSAMVSACVSNGEHLDAFKLLKEMVFFGVQPNHVTVASILPVCAGLGALNIGKEIHDHCIKKVFYTHTVFQNSLLGMYARCGDLKTALLIFNDMQNKDIVSWRIVIHGCVENESPRQALELFLKLRCSSFEKVDEFIILEVIGAYSELVENFIRNGFHSLVLKTGFTEFVFVVTELLQVYAKFGYIESARSLFDQLDRKDLIAWSAMISVYAQSSRPNDAFDLLRQMQLANQKPNEFSYVSLLQACISINAIEIGESIQAQIIKDGYSTNTFIISSLIDMYCRFGKVRQGEFIFSENFTNDFMCWSSMINGYAINGCGEEVLECFSNLLSLGIEPNDVIFISVLSSCSHSGLEYEGWNWFYAMEETYGIRPNLAHYACMVDMLSRQGNIEEALEFVYKMPIEPDKRIWGALLAGVQNTRGNTDILELVVKKLNSLDPENTSYLVVLSNLYAEHGRWEEVEKLRNMIDNKSLKKIMGYTTVLS; this comes from the coding sequence ATGAAATTTATCTATTTCTACGTTCACATGTCCCATGGGGTGCGCTGTAGACTCGCACACCAACTGTTCGTGGCAATCACCGTAAGAGGCCCTGCATCTTCTCAGGTCACAGCAAACCGCGGAAGTTGCAGTCTTTTTCCTCTAAAAAGGCCAAATTTGGTCGATCCTTTTGAGTATTTTAACGAGAACGACGTCCCAAAATCATGGGCGTCAAAAATATCGAGTTTGGTTAGGGAAAACCAGCCCCGAGAGGCCATACGCGTCTTCAAGTCAATTCTCGTAAACAGACGAAGCTCGAATTTTGTGACGGTTTTGAGTGTGATCAAGGCTGTTCGTTTGATTGAATCGAGAGATATGGTGTTTGGGATTCATGGGTATGCAATAAAAGTGGGGTGTATTGATTTAGAAGTATCGGTTGTAACAGCGCTTGTTGGTGTGTACTCTTCTTTTGATATGGGAAATGCCTGGAAATTATTCAATCAGACAGCTAATAGAGACGTAGTGTTGTGGAGTGCAATGGTTTCAGCATGTGTGAGCAATGGTGAGCATCTTGATGCCTTCAAGTTATTAAAGGAAATGGTATTCTTCGGCGTGCAGCCAAATCATGTGACAGTTGCAAGTATATTACCGGTGTGTGCTGGTCTTGGTGCATTGAATATCGGGAAAGAAATTCATGATCATTGTATCAAAAAGGTGTTTTATACTCACACAGTTTTTCAAAATTCGCTCCTGGGTATGTATGCTAGATGTGGGGATTTGAAGACAGCACTTCTTATTTTCAATGACATGCAGAATAAGGATATTGTTTCTTGGAGGATTGTGATACACGGTTGTGTTGAAAATGAATCTCCACGGCAGGCATTAGAGCTCTTTCTTAAATTACGATGTTCTAGTTTTGAGAAAGTAGATGAATTTATCATCCTAGAAGTAATTGGAGCTTATTCTGAACTGGTTGAGAATTTTATCAGGAATGGATTTCATAGCCTTGTTCTGAAAACAGGATTTACTGAATTTGTTTTTGTAGTTACTGAGCTTCTTCAAGTGTATGCAAAATTTGGCTATATTGAGTCTGCTAGAAGCTTATTCGACCAGCTTGATAGGAAAGATCTTATTGCCTGGAGTGCGATGATCTCAGTTTACGCTCAAAGTAGTCGACCTAATGATGCTTTCGATCTTTTAAGACAGATGCAATTAGCAAACCAGAAACCTAACGAGTTCTCCTATGTTAGTTTGTTACAAGCTTGCATTTCAATTAATGCAATAGAGATAGGAGAAAGCATACAAGCACAAATCATAAAAGACGGATATTCAACCAACACATTTATAATTTCTTCTTTAATTGACATGTACTGCAGATTTGGAAAAGTTAGGCAAGGTGAGTTCATTTTCAGTGAAAATTTCACCAATGATTTCATGTGTTGGAGTTCAATGATTAATGGTTATGCAATCAATGGCTGCGGAGAAGAGGTTCTTGAGTGTTTTTCTAACCTGCTGTCTTTAGGTATAGAACCtaatgatgtaatttttatttcggTTCTCTCTTCTTGTAGCCACAGTGGTCTTGAGTATGAGGGTTGGAACTGGTTTTATGCGATGGAAGAGACATATGGTATTAGACCAAACCTTGCTCACTATGCTTGCATGGTGGACATGCTTAGCCGGCAAGGAAACATTGAAGAGGCTCTTGAGTTTGTGTATAAAATGCCTATTGAACCAGATAAGCGAATATGGGGAGCTCTTCTTGCTGGGGTTCAAAACACTCGTGGAAATACTGATATTTTAGAACTTGTTGTCAAGAAACTAAACAGTTTGGACCCCGAAAATACCAGCTACTTGGTTGTTCTTTCCAACTTGTATGCAGAGCATGGTAGATGGGAAGAAGTTGAGAAGTTGAGAAACATGATAGACAAcaaatctttgaagaaaattatGGGTTATACCACTGTTTTGAGCTAG
- the LOC140988656 gene encoding uncharacterized protein isoform X2, translated as MSVACCLPLVECVSCLACLRWVWKKFLYTAGHESQNWGLATATEFEPVPRLCRYILSIYEEDIKNPLWAPPEGYGINSDWVVSKKDYEDTLGRVSPYMIYLDHENTDIVVAIRGLNLAKECDFLLLLDNKLGQTTFDGGYVHNGLLKAAQYVLEEECDILRNLIEENPDYTLTFAGHSLGAGVVTLLTMLVVKDREKLGYIERKRIRSFAIAPARCISLNLAVRYADVINSVVLQDDFLPRTTVALENLFKSLFCFPCLLCVMCLKDTCTLEEKMLKDPRRLYAPGRLYHIIVRKPFSCDEISPHVRTAVPVDGRFEHMVLSCNSTSDHAIIWILQESQRALGYSLCKKSSQLWVFLQLRRWIGRHRLPKNTRRSTEQQ; from the exons GCCAAAACTGGGGTCTTGCAACAGCCACTGAATTCGAGCCCGTACCTCGACTCTGTCGATATATCCTATCCATCTATGAAGAAGATATTAAAAACCCCCTTTGGGCTCCTCCCGAAGGGTATGGAATCAATTCAGATTGGGTGGTATCAAAAAAAGATTATGAGGATACACTTGGGAGAGTTTCGCCGTACATGATTTACCTTGATCACGAGAACACAGATATAGTTGTAGCGATTAGAGGGCTCAATTTGGCTAAAGAATGTGATTTTCTGCTCTTACTTGATAACAAATTGGGACAGACGACATTTGATGGCGGTTATGTTCATAACGGGCTTTTGAAGGCAGCTCAATACGTTCTTGAAGAAGAGTGTGATATTTTAAGAAATCTTATTGAGGAGAATCCTGATTATACTTTGACGTTTGCTGGACATTCGCTTGGTGCAGGAGTCGTTACATTGCTAACTATGTTGGTAGTGAAGGATAGAGAAAAATTGGGGTACATTGAGAGGAAAAGAATTAGGAGCTTCGCAATTGCTCCTGCTCGGTGTATATCTTTGAACTTGGCCGTGAGATATGCAGACGTAATTAATTCTGTTGTGCTTCAG GATGATTTCTTACCCCGTACCACAGTTGCGCTGGAAAATCTCTTCAAATCCCTTTTCTG TTTCCCTTGTCTGCTGTGCGTGATGTGCTTGAAAGATACGTGCACACTAGAAGAAAAGATGCTCAAGGATCCAAGACGCCTATATGCACCTGGTCGCCTCTATCACATAATCGTGCGGAAGCCCTTCAG TTGTGATGAAATTTCGCCTCATGTAAGGACAGCAGTACCTGTGGATGGTAGATTTGAGCACATGGTCCTCTCATGCAACTCAACTTCAGATCACGCCATTATTTGGATACTCCAAGAATCTCAAAGAGCGCTTGGT TACAGTCTATGCAAGAAGTCGAGCCAATTATGGGTATTCCTGCAGCTCAGAAGATGGATCGGCAGGCATCGCTTGCCAAAGAACACCAGGAGGAGCACCGAGCAGCAATAG
- the LOC140988656 gene encoding uncharacterized protein isoform X1 codes for MSVACCLPLVECVSCLACLRWVWKKFLYTAGHESQNWGLATATEFEPVPRLCRYILSIYEEDIKNPLWAPPEGYGINSDWVVSKKDYEDTLGRVSPYMIYLDHENTDIVVAIRGLNLAKECDFLLLLDNKLGQTTFDGGYVHNGLLKAAQYVLEEECDILRNLIEENPDYTLTFAGHSLGAGVVTLLTMLVVKDREKLGYIERKRIRSFAIAPARCISLNLAVRYADVINSVVLQDDFLPRTTVALENLFKSLFCFPCLLCVMCLKDTCTLEEKMLKDPRRLYAPGRLYHIIVRKPFSCDEISPHVRTAVPVDGRFEHMVLSCNSTSDHAIIWILQESQRALGSMQEVEPIMGIPAAQKMDRQASLAKEHQEEHRAAIERAISLEVPQAYSASYGTFQEPELGENSSSNADFSYVSLKRRDEIYETTPVLAADHL; via the exons GCCAAAACTGGGGTCTTGCAACAGCCACTGAATTCGAGCCCGTACCTCGACTCTGTCGATATATCCTATCCATCTATGAAGAAGATATTAAAAACCCCCTTTGGGCTCCTCCCGAAGGGTATGGAATCAATTCAGATTGGGTGGTATCAAAAAAAGATTATGAGGATACACTTGGGAGAGTTTCGCCGTACATGATTTACCTTGATCACGAGAACACAGATATAGTTGTAGCGATTAGAGGGCTCAATTTGGCTAAAGAATGTGATTTTCTGCTCTTACTTGATAACAAATTGGGACAGACGACATTTGATGGCGGTTATGTTCATAACGGGCTTTTGAAGGCAGCTCAATACGTTCTTGAAGAAGAGTGTGATATTTTAAGAAATCTTATTGAGGAGAATCCTGATTATACTTTGACGTTTGCTGGACATTCGCTTGGTGCAGGAGTCGTTACATTGCTAACTATGTTGGTAGTGAAGGATAGAGAAAAATTGGGGTACATTGAGAGGAAAAGAATTAGGAGCTTCGCAATTGCTCCTGCTCGGTGTATATCTTTGAACTTGGCCGTGAGATATGCAGACGTAATTAATTCTGTTGTGCTTCAG GATGATTTCTTACCCCGTACCACAGTTGCGCTGGAAAATCTCTTCAAATCCCTTTTCTG TTTCCCTTGTCTGCTGTGCGTGATGTGCTTGAAAGATACGTGCACACTAGAAGAAAAGATGCTCAAGGATCCAAGACGCCTATATGCACCTGGTCGCCTCTATCACATAATCGTGCGGAAGCCCTTCAG TTGTGATGAAATTTCGCCTCATGTAAGGACAGCAGTACCTGTGGATGGTAGATTTGAGCACATGGTCCTCTCATGCAACTCAACTTCAGATCACGCCATTATTTGGATACTCCAAGAATCTCAAAGAGCGCTTGGT TCTATGCAAGAAGTCGAGCCAATTATGGGTATTCCTGCAGCTCAGAAGATGGATCGGCAGGCATCGCTTGCCAAAGAACACCAGGAGGAGCACCGAGCAGCAATAGAGAGGGCAATTTCACTGGAAGTTCCTCAAGCCTACTCAGCGTCTTACGGAACTTTTCAGGAACCCGAGCTAGGTGAAAATTCAAGTAGCAATGCAGATTTTTCTTATGTGTCTTTAAAAAGGCGAGACGAGATATATGAAACAACACCTGTTCTGGCTGCAGATCATTTGTAG